One candidate division KSB1 bacterium genomic window carries:
- a CDS encoding DUF6516 family protein translates to MNPIIVAHFDSIEDWLLLSSVVADYKIIRREIAPTDGKIRLKVTFVDGSLAELFEYVIVTESGLNLSKYSFHWQDMEGKLKCRWDNAPHHPELPNAPHHKHNADQTVIGISKVLDLLDILKE, encoded by the coding sequence ATGAATCCAATAATTGTGGCCCACTTTGACTCAATCGAAGATTGGTTGCTACTAAGTTCCGTGGTTGCCGATTATAAAATAATCAGAAGAGAAATCGCCCCGACTGATGGTAAAATTCGCCTTAAAGTCACCTTTGTTGATGGAAGTCTGGCTGAGTTGTTTGAATATGTGATCGTTACAGAATCTGGACTTAATCTATCAAAGTATAGTTTTCATTGGCAAGACATGGAAGGGAAGCTCAAATGTCGCTGGGATAATGCTCCGCATCACCCAGAATTACCCAACGCTCCTCATCATAAGCACAATGCCGACCAAACAGTAATAGGAATTTCAAAAGTTCTCGATCTACTTGATATTCTCAAAGAA
- the pstC gene encoding phosphate ABC transporter permease subunit PstC, producing MMAERISQKTMPILNEPKAEPQTKVASKVLWRRFKEQAIHYFFFMNGLIAVIILVGIFSLLFTQGFPALKAVGLGDFFLSDHWDPTSPEKESYGILAMVVSTLMVTFGALVIAVPVGIACAAYLADVASPRVREIVKPVIEILAGIPSVVVGFLGIVVTGPFIAKVFGTANGLNAVNGSILLAVMALPTIISISEDAIVAVPQEFKSASLALGANKWQTLTRVTLPAAMSGIIAAVMLGMGRAIGETMTVLMACGNAPALPHSFLDPVRTMTATIAIELGETVQGSLHYQSLFVIGFVLFLMTFLVNLVSDLVLHKYQRVAR from the coding sequence ATGATGGCGGAAAGAATTTCTCAAAAAACCATGCCTATTCTCAATGAACCGAAAGCTGAGCCTCAAACCAAAGTGGCTTCTAAGGTGCTCTGGCGCCGTTTCAAAGAACAAGCGATCCATTATTTCTTCTTTATGAACGGGTTGATTGCCGTCATCATTCTGGTCGGGATTTTCTCATTGCTTTTCACCCAGGGATTTCCCGCCTTGAAAGCGGTCGGCCTGGGCGATTTTTTTCTGAGTGACCATTGGGATCCCACTTCTCCTGAGAAAGAATCTTATGGCATCCTGGCGATGGTGGTCAGTACCCTGATGGTTACTTTCGGGGCGCTAGTCATCGCTGTACCTGTTGGCATTGCCTGTGCCGCTTACCTGGCGGATGTGGCCAGCCCTAGAGTGCGAGAGATCGTCAAACCCGTGATCGAAATTCTGGCGGGCATCCCTTCGGTGGTAGTGGGATTCTTAGGGATCGTGGTCACTGGGCCGTTCATCGCCAAAGTTTTCGGAACGGCCAACGGCCTGAATGCCGTCAACGGCTCGATCCTTCTAGCGGTTATGGCTTTGCCGACCATTATTAGCATCTCTGAAGACGCCATTGTGGCTGTGCCCCAGGAGTTCAAGTCGGCCTCGCTGGCATTGGGCGCAAATAAGTGGCAAACGCTGACCCGAGTGACCTTGCCTGCGGCGATGTCAGGAATTATTGCAGCAGTAATGTTGGGCATGGGACGAGCCATCGGCGAAACCATGACCGTGCTGATGGCGTGTGGCAATGCCCCTGCCTTGCCGCATTCCTTTCTCGATCCCGTTCGAACCATGACCGCCACCATCGCTATTGAGCTGGGTGAAACGGTTCAAGGCAGCTTGCATTATCAATCCCTGTTCGTCATTGGCTTCGTGCTCTTCCTCATGACCTTTTTGGTCAATCTCGTGTCTGATCTGGTGCTTCACAAATATCAACGGGTGGCAAGATGA
- the pstA gene encoding phosphate ABC transporter permease PstA — translation MKLKRNISQFVGFTILRLAAVFVILVLVFIIYDIASKGAKVISWEFITQKPTKGMTAGGIWPAIVGTFWVSLVTIIFAVPTGMFTAIYLNEYATQGKIIRIIRLAIRNLSGVPSIVYGLFGFALFVLMMNLGLSVLSAGLTLGLLTLPWTITASEEALKTVPMSYREGALALGATKWQTIRTNVLPYAIPGMLTGTILGLARAAGETAPILFTGAAFFWPALPSFPKVLVSQFMALPYHLFIMSTQHHEIAKVRPIAYGTALVLIVLVLAMNILAVVIRYRFRKKYKRA, via the coding sequence ATGAAATTAAAGCGAAACATCAGCCAATTTGTCGGCTTTACGATTCTCAGGCTGGCAGCGGTGTTTGTCATCCTGGTGCTAGTGTTCATCATATATGATATTGCCTCCAAAGGGGCCAAAGTGATTAGCTGGGAATTCATCACTCAGAAGCCCACCAAAGGGATGACGGCGGGCGGCATCTGGCCTGCCATTGTCGGCACGTTCTGGGTCAGCCTGGTCACGATTATCTTTGCCGTGCCCACAGGCATGTTCACTGCCATTTATTTGAATGAATACGCCACCCAGGGCAAAATCATTCGGATTATCCGCCTGGCCATCCGCAACCTTTCGGGTGTTCCCTCGATTGTCTATGGCCTATTTGGCTTTGCATTATTTGTCTTAATGATGAATCTGGGCTTGTCGGTTCTTTCGGCAGGACTGACGCTGGGCTTGCTCACGTTGCCCTGGACCATCACCGCCAGCGAGGAGGCGTTGAAAACTGTGCCCATGTCTTATCGGGAAGGGGCGCTGGCATTAGGGGCGACCAAGTGGCAGACCATCCGCACCAATGTGTTGCCCTACGCTATTCCAGGAATGCTGACAGGGACGATCCTCGGCCTGGCTCGAGCAGCGGGCGAGACCGCTCCGATTCTGTTCACGGGCGCAGCGTTCTTCTGGCCAGCTTTGCCTTCGTTTCCAAAGGTGCTGGTGTCACAGTTCATGGCTTTGCCCTATCATCTGTTCATCATGTCCACCCAGCACCATGAAATCGCCAAAGTGCGCCCCATTGCGTATGGCACGGCGCTGGTGCTAATCGTGCTCGTGCTGGCTATGAACATCCTTGCGGTGGTGATTCGCTATCGGTTTAGAAAGAAATATAAAAGAGCGTGA
- the pstB gene encoding phosphate ABC transporter ATP-binding protein PstB translates to MSDIKIYTRNFNFYYGATKALSNINIDIEKNKVTALIGPSGCGKSTFLRSLNRMNDIIVGTRVEGTVAIDGINIYDRSVDVVELRRRVGMVFQKSNPFPKSIFDNIAYGLRINGERNKNVIAERVEQSLIDAALWDEVKDRLNDSAMDLSGGQQQRLCIARALAVKPEVILMDEPASALDPIATTKIEELIFKLKEKYTIVIVTHNMQQAARVSDYTAFFYLGELIEFGETDQIFTRPRLKRTEDYVTGRFG, encoded by the coding sequence ATGTCAGACATCAAAATCTACACTCGAAATTTTAACTTTTACTACGGCGCCACGAAAGCCCTGTCCAACATCAATATCGATATCGAAAAAAACAAGGTGACGGCATTGATTGGGCCTTCGGGCTGCGGCAAATCGACTTTCCTGCGATCGTTGAATCGGATGAATGACATCATCGTCGGCACTCGAGTAGAAGGGACGGTGGCCATCGATGGGATCAATATCTACGACCGCAGCGTCGATGTGGTGGAGTTGCGCCGTCGAGTGGGCATGGTGTTTCAGAAATCCAATCCTTTCCCCAAATCCATTTTCGATAATATTGCTTACGGATTGCGCATCAATGGCGAGCGAAATAAAAATGTGATTGCCGAACGAGTGGAGCAAAGCCTGATCGACGCTGCCCTGTGGGATGAGGTGAAAGATCGGCTGAACGATTCCGCCATGGACCTATCGGGCGGTCAACAGCAGCGGCTGTGCATTGCCCGAGCTCTGGCCGTCAAGCCCGAGGTGATTTTAATGGATGAACCTGCTTCGGCATTGGATCCCATCGCCACCACCAAAATCGAAGAGCTGATTTTCAAATTAAAAGAAAAATACACCATCGTTATCGTGACCCATAACATGCAGCAGGCAGCACGGGTGTCGGATTACACGGCGTTTTTCTACCTCGGCGAGCTGATCGAATTCGGAGAGACCGATCAGATTTTTACTCGGCCCAGATTGAAACGGACCGAGGATTATGTGACAGGACGGTTCGGATAA
- a CDS encoding arsenate reductase ArsC, with amino-acid sequence MQKLKVLFLCTGNSARSQMAEALLRKYASDHFDVYSAGLEPKGINPFTIQVMQELGLDLSGQRSKHVREYLGKVNFNYLITVCSDAEKNCPTIFPGVSQRLHWYFEDPAAFQGSDNEKLQQFRRIRDEIDERIKTWLKELAIDVNE; translated from the coding sequence ATGCAAAAACTCAAAGTTCTTTTTCTTTGCACAGGCAATTCTGCCCGCAGCCAGATGGCTGAGGCGCTGTTGCGAAAATATGCCAGCGATCATTTTGACGTTTATAGTGCTGGGCTCGAACCCAAAGGGATCAATCCTTTCACGATTCAAGTGATGCAAGAGTTGGGTCTTGATCTCAGCGGACAGCGTTCGAAGCATGTGCGAGAATATCTGGGCAAAGTCAATTTTAACTACCTGATCACCGTCTGCTCCGATGCCGAAAAGAATTGCCCGACCATCTTCCCTGGAGTAAGCCAGCGGCTGCATTGGTATTTTGAAGATCCTGCAGCATTTCAAGGATCGGATAATGAAAAATTGCAGCAATTCCGACGAATAAGAGATGAAATTGATGAACGAATCAAAACATGGCTCAAAGAATTGGCCATCGATGTCAATGAATAG
- the phoU gene encoding phosphate signaling complex protein PhoU: MERHFHEQLQQLKETLLKMAVAVETSIGKAIDALIERDDRLTQEVIAADERINNLEVIIDEQCLKLLATQQPMAIDLRFITSALKINNDLERMGDHAVNIAEITQLLNQQEPLKPLIDIPRMAQLAQSMVKDSLDSFINGDVEKARSVCIRDDEVDKLNDQLFRELLTYMLSDNKTITRALDLILVSRNLERIADLATNIAEEVYFIYKAQMIKHHVDTKNWDDIRSRT, from the coding sequence ATGGAACGACATTTTCATGAACAACTGCAACAGTTGAAAGAAACCCTGCTCAAAATGGCAGTGGCGGTTGAGACTTCGATCGGCAAGGCCATCGATGCGCTGATCGAAAGGGATGATCGGCTGACGCAAGAGGTAATCGCCGCCGATGAACGCATCAATAATTTGGAGGTGATCATCGACGAACAATGCCTGAAATTGCTGGCTACGCAACAGCCCATGGCGATCGATTTGCGATTTATCACTTCGGCCTTGAAGATCAATAACGACCTGGAACGGATGGGCGATCACGCCGTGAACATCGCCGAGATCACCCAGTTGCTCAACCAGCAGGAACCGCTCAAGCCGCTGATCGACATCCCCCGCATGGCGCAACTGGCGCAGTCCATGGTGAAGGACAGCCTGGATAGCTTCATCAACGGCGATGTGGAAAAAGCTCGCTCGGTCTGCATTCGAGATGATGAGGTCGATAAATTGAACGACCAGCTTTTTCGGGAATTGTTGACCTATATGCTCAGCGATAACAAAACCATCACCCGAGCGCTCGATCTCATTCTGGTCAGCCGCAATCTGGAGCGCATCGCTGATCTGGCGACCAACATTGCCGAGGAGGTCTATTTTATCTACAAGGCCCAGATGATCAAGCACCACGTGGATACCAAAAATTGGGACGATATCCGATCTCGCACTTGA
- a CDS encoding metal ABC transporter substrate-binding protein — translation MKWLIIISLLFSTVAISQPQYVTTIHPFKSILEEVVGDRGQVHGLLPPGASPHTYELRPSDARIIESARAIFYGAENLDAWVLKFPNANQVELIKLIDPSALIYFDEPTDQPRSAGRHDHQTGSKHDHSSGVDPHFWTDPLTVKSLLPGLVQKLSALDPSGTAVFKSNAERFSRQLDSLHHQLKAMLAPIAGSKVMISHPFYQYFFKRYDIHLVGIVEAIPGKEPTPRQLKGYIDQVRQQHVRAIFDHIQLPDRAAKLVAEAAGVKICQLDPLGGVSGRQGYDELVLYNARLILEALR, via the coding sequence ATGAAATGGCTCATCATCATTTCGCTATTATTTTCGACAGTGGCAATATCACAACCCCAATATGTCACCACCATTCATCCATTCAAATCCATCCTGGAGGAGGTGGTCGGCGATAGAGGGCAGGTTCACGGCCTATTGCCGCCAGGCGCATCGCCGCATACCTATGAGTTGCGGCCGTCTGATGCGAGAATCATCGAATCGGCCCGAGCTATTTTTTATGGCGCTGAAAACCTGGATGCCTGGGTGCTCAAGTTTCCCAACGCCAATCAAGTTGAGCTTATCAAACTGATCGATCCCTCGGCACTGATCTATTTTGACGAACCAACGGATCAGCCTCGATCTGCTGGTCGGCATGACCACCAGACTGGATCGAAGCACGACCATTCTTCTGGCGTAGACCCGCATTTCTGGACCGATCCATTGACGGTGAAAAGTCTACTGCCAGGACTGGTTCAAAAACTCAGCGCTTTGGATCCATCTGGAACTGCTGTTTTTAAAAGTAACGCCGAGCGATTTTCACGCCAATTGGATAGCCTGCATCATCAATTGAAAGCGATGCTGGCGCCAATTGCGGGCAGCAAAGTGATGATTTCGCATCCATTTTATCAATATTTTTTCAAACGCTATGACATCCATCTGGTGGGCATTGTGGAGGCGATCCCTGGCAAAGAGCCCACGCCGAGACAGCTCAAGGGCTATATCGATCAGGTGCGGCAGCAACACGTGAGAGCCATTTTCGATCACATTCAATTGCCCGATCGAGCGGCCAAATTGGTGGCGGAGGCAGCGGGCGTCAAGATCTGCCAGCTCGATCCGCTGGGGGGAGTATCAGGCAGACAGGGCTACGATGAGCTGGTGCTTTATAACGCCAGGTTGATTCTGGAGGCGCTGCGATGA
- a CDS encoding metal ABC transporter ATP-binding protein, whose amino-acid sequence MSEFAVEVKDLLVKFGDHVALSELALEVPKNSFVAIVGPNGAGKSTFLKVLLGLIQPTAGEVKIFGKSPRQVDPNLIGYVPQFKTMDRSFPAVSIELVYTGLSRKWPWRLSKDARTRACQALSQVGASHLANRPIGKLSGGELQRVCLARSIVRQPELLMLDEPATGIDAVGEEDMYRMLEAYQKESGATVLMITHDWHAVTHHADYVLLLNRRQISFGPPTQALQEDYLRMAYGHIGHQHALRFLMNSNGKS is encoded by the coding sequence ATGAGCGAGTTTGCCGTAGAAGTGAAGGATTTGCTGGTGAAATTTGGTGACCATGTGGCGCTATCGGAACTGGCGCTCGAGGTGCCCAAAAATTCATTCGTCGCCATTGTCGGTCCCAATGGGGCGGGCAAATCGACTTTTTTGAAGGTACTGTTGGGATTGATCCAGCCCACGGCGGGCGAGGTGAAGATTTTCGGCAAATCCCCACGCCAGGTCGATCCCAATCTGATTGGTTATGTGCCCCAATTCAAGACCATGGATCGCAGCTTTCCCGCTGTATCAATTGAACTGGTTTATACAGGATTGAGTCGAAAGTGGCCATGGCGCTTAAGCAAAGATGCCAGGACCAGGGCCTGTCAGGCATTAAGTCAGGTGGGGGCTTCGCATCTGGCCAATCGTCCCATTGGCAAGCTATCTGGCGGTGAGTTACAGCGGGTTTGTTTGGCTCGCAGCATCGTTCGTCAGCCCGAGCTATTGATGCTGGATGAACCCGCCACAGGCATCGATGCGGTCGGCGAAGAGGATATGTATCGCATGCTGGAGGCGTATCAGAAGGAATCTGGCGCCACGGTGCTAATGATCACCCATGATTGGCATGCGGTGACGCACCATGCCGATTATGTTTTGTTGTTGAATCGCAGGCAGATCAGTTTCGGGCCACCGACCCAGGCCTTGCAGGAAGATTATCTGCGCATGGCCTATGGTCACATCGGCCACCAGCATGCGCTGAGATTTTTGATGAATTCCAACGGGAAAAGTTGA
- a CDS encoding metal ABC transporter permease, which yields MFELLQLPFMQRALMAGVLVGFLASYYGVFVVQRGLSFLGSGLAHAAFGGVALGLLLGSEPLWIAVPFTVLVAIAIFWVRDKTELGSDTAVGIFFAVSMALGVVFIFLKKEYTTDAFTYLFGSILAVTRIDIEITAGVVFITLLTFPLWRRWAYASFDRELAETDHLAVKRDDYFLSVLIAITVVVAIKVVGIVLIAAFLVIPAATSRLISRTFRRMTLLSVIIGMISAFAGLLLSYYLDVPSGATIILLQAILFFFAMILRSIVIF from the coding sequence ATGTTCGAACTTCTTCAATTGCCTTTCATGCAGCGGGCACTCATGGCTGGAGTGCTGGTGGGATTTTTGGCCAGCTACTATGGCGTGTTCGTGGTGCAGCGTGGCTTGAGCTTTTTGGGCAGCGGATTGGCTCATGCAGCTTTTGGAGGCGTTGCTTTGGGCTTATTACTTGGTTCAGAACCGCTGTGGATTGCTGTGCCTTTTACCGTATTGGTGGCGATCGCAATTTTCTGGGTTCGTGACAAAACTGAATTAGGTAGCGATACTGCAGTTGGGATCTTTTTTGCTGTCTCCATGGCCCTTGGTGTCGTATTTATTTTCCTTAAAAAGGAATATACCACTGACGCTTTCACCTATCTGTTTGGATCAATTCTGGCAGTAACCAGAATTGATATTGAGATTACCGCTGGCGTAGTATTCATAACGTTGCTCACCTTCCCACTATGGCGTAGATGGGCTTATGCCTCATTTGACCGAGAGCTCGCAGAAACTGATCATCTCGCCGTTAAACGGGATGATTATTTTCTCTCTGTCCTTATTGCGATAACGGTTGTCGTAGCGATCAAAGTCGTTGGAATTGTTTTGATCGCAGCCTTTCTCGTTATCCCAGCAGCCACATCGCGACTTATCTCCCGAACGTTTCGTCGCATGACGTTGCTTTCGGTCATCATCGGCATGATCAGCGCATTTGCCGGTCTTTTACTATCATATTATCTTGATGTCCCCAGTGGTGCCACAATTATCCTGCTGCAAGCGATCCTATTTTTTTTCGCTATGATATTAAGATCAATTGTAATTTTCTAA
- a CDS encoding SDR family oxidoreductase, with amino-acid sequence MELGLSGKIAIVCGASQGLGYSAAKELSQEGCTVLICSRDKHRIESAAKKIEQASGKPVYPFVVDLRNTEQIRRFANYAIEQFRTIHILVNNTGGPSSGFFMDFTEADWQGAFQNTLMSAVTLTRHILPVMQQNQWGRIINLQSIVVKQPIDDLILSNSIRMAVVGWAKTLANQYAQYNITINTIATGYTLTERLSNLVNAIAQKENSSAEQVLGRITAKIPARRLANPEEIAALVAFLASERAAYITGTTIPVDGGVVQSML; translated from the coding sequence ATGGAATTAGGTTTATCGGGAAAAATTGCCATTGTGTGTGGAGCGAGTCAAGGGTTAGGATATTCGGCTGCAAAGGAACTGTCCCAGGAAGGTTGCACCGTTCTGATCTGTTCCCGAGATAAACATCGTATCGAGTCCGCAGCCAAAAAGATCGAACAAGCATCTGGTAAGCCAGTCTATCCGTTCGTCGTGGATCTGAGGAATACAGAACAGATACGTCGGTTTGCAAATTACGCGATTGAGCAATTCCGCACGATTCATATTTTGGTGAATAATACGGGTGGTCCATCGTCGGGATTTTTCATGGATTTCACAGAAGCGGATTGGCAGGGGGCTTTCCAAAATACCCTGATGAGCGCAGTAACTCTAACGCGTCACATTCTGCCAGTGATGCAGCAAAATCAGTGGGGAAGAATCATCAATTTGCAATCGATTGTCGTCAAACAACCTATCGATGATCTCATTTTGTCAAACTCCATCCGCATGGCCGTGGTGGGATGGGCCAAGACGCTCGCCAATCAATATGCTCAGTACAACATCACCATTAATACAATTGCGACAGGGTATACGCTTACTGAACGTTTGTCCAATCTGGTCAATGCGATCGCTCAGAAAGAAAATAGCTCGGCAGAGCAGGTATTGGGTCGCATCACCGCTAAAATCCCAGCCAGGCGTTTGGCAAATCCCGAGGAAATTGCTGCCTTAGTGGCATTTTTGGCATCTGAAAGAGCAGCTTATATCACTGGAACGACGATACCAGTGGATGGAGGTGTGGTGCAAAGCATGTTGTAA
- a CDS encoding tryptophanase, whose product MKTIIEPFRIKMVEPIKMTTRAQREEILRQAGFNLFLIDAENVIIDLLTDSGTAAMSHDQWAGMMRGDESYAGAKSFHRFYDKVHEITGFKHIIPTHQGRAAERILFELVAGPGKYIPSNTHFDTTRANIEYHAAVAVDLVIDEGKDPQLIHPFKGNIDLVRLENFIKAKGAKNIPLGMLTVTNNTGGGQPVSMENIRKTKELLSRYGIPLFLDACRFAENAYFIKKREPGYANKSCKEIAQEMFSYADGCTMSAKKDALVNIGGFLAMNDDDLAMRARNVLIVTEGFPTYGGLAGRDLEAIAQGLDEVLQEDYLQYRIRTAEYMGEHLDSIGVPYVKPPGGHAIYLDARAFAPHIPVEQFPGQAVACQLYLEGGIRSCEIGGIMFGRTDPETGEYIPPAMELVRLAFPRRVYTQSHFDYVLEVIELVYQQRHKLRGFRFTYQAPYLRHFTARFEMVE is encoded by the coding sequence ATGAAAACCATCATCGAACCTTTTCGAATCAAAATGGTCGAGCCAATCAAGATGACCACCCGAGCACAGCGTGAGGAAATTTTGCGCCAAGCTGGCTTTAATTTATTTTTAATTGATGCAGAGAATGTGATTATCGATTTGCTCACAGATAGCGGGACGGCCGCCATGAGCCATGACCAATGGGCTGGGATGATGCGAGGCGACGAGTCCTATGCTGGCGCCAAAAGTTTTCACCGTTTTTACGATAAAGTTCATGAGATCACCGGGTTTAAACACATTATTCCAACGCACCAAGGAAGGGCGGCCGAACGAATTTTGTTCGAACTCGTGGCTGGCCCTGGTAAATATATCCCTTCTAATACTCACTTCGATACCACTCGCGCTAATATCGAATATCATGCTGCCGTAGCTGTTGATCTCGTTATTGATGAAGGCAAAGACCCCCAATTGATCCACCCGTTCAAAGGAAATATCGATCTGGTTAGATTGGAAAATTTTATTAAAGCGAAGGGTGCGAAAAATATCCCGCTCGGCATGTTGACGGTCACAAACAATACAGGTGGGGGACAGCCAGTTTCCATGGAGAATATTCGCAAGACCAAAGAATTGTTATCGCGCTATGGGATTCCTCTTTTTTTGGATGCATGTCGCTTTGCGGAGAATGCATATTTTATCAAAAAACGTGAGCCAGGATATGCGAATAAATCTTGCAAGGAGATCGCTCAAGAAATGTTTTCGTATGCCGATGGCTGTACGATGAGTGCCAAAAAGGATGCACTGGTCAATATCGGTGGATTTTTGGCGATGAATGATGACGATCTCGCTATGCGAGCCAGAAATGTGCTGATTGTGACCGAAGGATTTCCCACTTACGGCGGTCTGGCTGGTCGTGATCTTGAGGCAATTGCCCAAGGATTGGATGAAGTGCTACAAGAGGATTATCTGCAGTATCGCATTCGCACGGCCGAGTACATGGGCGAGCATCTGGATTCCATCGGTGTTCCTTATGTGAAACCGCCAGGCGGTCATGCTATTTATTTGGATGCCAGGGCCTTTGCTCCCCATATTCCAGTTGAGCAGTTCCCAGGCCAGGCAGTTGCCTGCCAGCTATATTTGGAAGGCGGCATCCGTTCCTGCGAGATCGGGGGGATCATGTTTGGGAGAACGGATCCAGAGACAGGGGAATACATCCCACCAGCCATGGAACTGGTGCGACTGGCATTCCCACGACGGGTTTATACACAAAGCCATTTCGATTACGTCCTGGAGGTAATCGAATTGGTATATCAGCAACGTCACAAGTTACGGGGGTTCCGATTCACCTATCAAGCCCCATATTTGAGACATTTCACCGCCCGATTTGAGATGGTAGAGTAG
- a CDS encoding cold shock domain-containing protein: METGTVKWFNGAKGYGFITREKGDDVFVHYKAIVGEGYRTLQEGEQVQFDVEQGPKGLQAANVRKI; this comes from the coding sequence ATGGAAACAGGTACTGTAAAGTGGTTCAATGGCGCAAAAGGCTATGGCTTTATCACTCGCGAGAAAGGCGATGATGTCTTTGTTCATTACAAAGCGATCGTGGGCGAAGGTTACAGAACACTGCAAGAGGGCGAGCAAGTCCAATTCGATGTCGAACAGGGACCGAAAGGTTTGCAAGCAGCCAACGTCAGAAAAATCTAA
- a CDS encoding metallophosphoesterase family protein, giving the protein MNQALSLSKKIGFWIVGIGFLWLLAGAQIHGQAHGPAMPERIILNLTDRPATSQAITWRTQAPIATPQVQFVLARSTPDLEGGARVFKARTDTLHHSGQMMYYHSVKLDSLQPNSLYAYRVGDGTVWSEWNQFRTAMGNEGPFQFVYIGDPQNDILSICSRVFRAAYQKSSEARFWLLPGDLVNDGGNDDEWHQFFDALGWISRTTQLLMLPGNHEYVKIKRDGETTRSLTPLWRPQFSLPSNGPVGLEETVYYCDCQGARIIALNGNEGLELQAAWLDDVLKNNPNRWTIVAIHQPLYSAAKGRDNKNLQELFLPLFDRYGVDLVLQGHDHCYSRSYKLRAGKIVDDQSPGTVYVVSVSGPKIYELNLLYRSLMAKMDAGKQWYQIISIHHDQLSFEAWTADGELFDSFELRK; this is encoded by the coding sequence ATGAACCAAGCTCTCTCGCTATCGAAGAAAATCGGATTCTGGATAGTTGGTATTGGATTTTTATGGTTGCTGGCTGGGGCTCAAATTCATGGTCAGGCCCATGGTCCAGCAATGCCCGAACGTATTATCTTAAATTTAACCGATCGCCCAGCGACCAGTCAGGCGATTACTTGGCGGACGCAAGCCCCGATCGCGACGCCCCAGGTGCAATTCGTTCTCGCACGCTCCACACCCGATTTGGAGGGCGGAGCGAGGGTTTTCAAGGCGCGTACCGATACGCTTCACCACAGCGGTCAAATGATGTATTATCATTCTGTGAAATTGGACTCCCTGCAGCCCAATTCGCTCTACGCGTATCGCGTCGGCGATGGGACGGTATGGAGCGAATGGAATCAGTTTCGAACTGCAATGGGCAATGAAGGGCCATTTCAATTTGTGTACATCGGCGATCCCCAGAACGACATCCTTTCAATTTGTTCTCGCGTATTTCGCGCCGCCTACCAAAAGTCATCAGAGGCCCGATTCTGGCTATTACCAGGTGATCTCGTCAACGACGGCGGTAATGATGACGAATGGCACCAGTTTTTTGATGCGCTGGGTTGGATCTCTCGGACAACGCAATTGCTCATGCTGCCAGGAAATCATGAATATGTTAAGATCAAGCGCGATGGGGAAACCACCCGATCGCTGACCCCGCTATGGCGACCCCAATTCTCGCTTCCGAGCAATGGACCCGTCGGCCTCGAGGAGACGGTTTATTATTGCGATTGTCAAGGCGCTCGAATCATTGCATTGAATGGGAATGAAGGACTGGAGCTCCAAGCGGCATGGTTGGATGATGTATTGAAAAACAATCCTAACCGATGGACCATCGTTGCCATTCATCAACCCTTATATTCTGCGGCCAAGGGCCGAGACAATAAAAATCTCCAGGAATTGTTTTTGCCGTTGTTCGACAGATATGGTGTCGATCTGGTGTTGCAGGGGCATGATCATTGTTACAGCCGATCCTACAAGCTCCGAGCAGGAAAAATCGTCGATGATCAATCCCCTGGAACCGTGTACGTGGTATCGGTCAGTGGTCCGAAAATCTACGAATTGAATTTGCTCTATCGCTCCTTGATGGCTAAAATGGATGCTGGAAAGCAGTGGTACCAGATTATTTCGATTCATCATGATCAATTGAGCTTTGAGGCTTGGACAGCCGACGGTGAATTGTTCGACTCATTCGAGTTGAGAAAATAA